In a genomic window of Rhododendron vialii isolate Sample 1 chromosome 12a, ASM3025357v1:
- the LOC131311208 gene encoding coilin isoform X1 has translation MDTVRLRVEFEDRHILSKSQRSERLKRSWLLLKPLSQETISDLSSYLLDIFDLYHSCPNGLILSMDGFVLPPFESTCILKDKDVISVKRKGELLSEIVEVSDGINLTEEDEIEEKQPVLTDVPLLANEEFEKETGGYQSEPEEDEDNQSEDELHVEISPVSKKRKASKKLQSSKKKIKRHKDPKDVENGFHKEQQEGCEHHPGKSMDKKKKQKDSGVKSKTNAESAPSAVQTNDDMFERSPTLKMSGQLQENGIGCNNITQTPDGTRKVSRSSRRKKARRQWLREKVKAEKNEVHEMQSPEKDEQEKDTLESSLQDLVQNQEREADNEICEIVEDDKIVPIVIRPGHIRFEPLEEGELLLNADQAVQQNKVYVETFKWNGITSKKKGQKWGTEKLPYRRNDYKESNKEHSEMITAKKLKPPIDPIDFDKLAPFTGLPKEGDVIAYRLLELSSTWTPELSSFRVGKTSWYDPVSGKVLLTPIPEHPIIFKKPDEDRCSEQPDNSLYREDGSLEEQPDNSLYGEDGSLEIDFLSLVDVRIVKLGISHSAKAVTSNVNNGSTANEASTSTVVPFNNDKHTDAPTPGKEGNEWDEISQALSAKKEQLIRENGWNKEGSGKGSWSYRALRSSALGPTMAILRARNDI, from the exons ATGGACACTGTGAGACTTCGCGTTGAGTTCGAAGATCGCCACATTCTGAGCAAGTCACAGCGATCGGAGAGACTGAAACGAAGCTGGCTCCTCCTTAAACCTCTATCACAAGAGACCATCTCTGACCTCTCCTCCTACCTCCTCGACATTTTCGACCTCTATCACTCTTGCCCTAATGGCCTCATCCTCTCT ATGGACGGCTTTGTGTTGCCACCTTTTGAGTCAACATGTATATTAAAGGATAAAGATGTAATCAG TGTCAAAAGGAAGGGAGAACTGTTGTCTGAGATTGTTGAGGTATCTGATGGAATAAATTTAACTGAGGAAGACGAGATTGAGGAGAAGCAACCTGTGCTCACCGATGTGCCACTTCTAGCAAATGAGGAGTTTGAAAAGGAGACTGGTGGTTACCAGAGtgaacctgaagaggatgaagACAACCAGTCAGAGGATGAATTGCATGTGGAGATTTCACCTGTTTCCAAGAAGAGAAAAGCATCAAAGAAACTCCAGAGCTCTAA GAAGAAGATTAAACGTCACAAGGATCCCAAAGATGTTGAAAATGGTTTCCATAAAGAGCAGCAGGAGGGCTGTGAACACCACCCTGGAAAGAGTATggacaagaagaagaaacagaaagATTCTGGTGTAAAGAGTAAAACCAATGCAGAAAGTGCCCCTAGCGCTGTTCAAACAAATGATGACATGTTTGAACGTTCGCCTACTCTAAAGAT GTCTGGCCAGCTTCAGGAAAATGGGATAGGATGCAATAACATAACTCAGACACCTGATGGAACCAGAAAG GTCAGTAGAAGTTCTCGGAGGAAAAAAGCCCGGAGGCAATGGTTACGGGAAAAAGTAAAGGCTGAAAAGAATGAG GTGCATGAGATGCAATCTCCTGAAAAGGATGAGCAAGAAAAGGATACACTTGAGAGTTCTCTACAAGATCTAGTACAAAACCAAGAACGTGAAGCAGATAATGAGATTTGTGAGATTGTTGAAGATGACAAGATCGTCCCCATTGTGATTAGGCCAGGACATATTCGCTTTGAGCCACTGGAAGAAG GGGAATTGTTGTTGAATGCAGACCAGGCTGTCCAGCAAAATAAAGTTTACGTG GAAACATTTAAGTGGAACGGAATCACCAGCAAGAAAAAGGGTCAAAAGTGGGGTACAGAAAAACTTCCATACCGGAGGAATGACTATAAGGAGTCCAACAAAGAACATTCTGAGATGATaactgcaaaaaaattgaaacctCCAATTGATCCCATTGACTTTGATAAGCTTGCACCATTTACCGGCTTGCCTAAG GAAGGGGATGTGATTGCATATCGTCTACTGGAGTTATCATCGACCTGGACACCCGAGCTTTCCTCTTTCCGA GTTGGGAAAACATCTTGGTATGATCCCGTATCCGGAAAAGTTCTACTAACACCCATCCCAGAACATCCAATTATCTTCAAGAAGCCGGATGAAGATCGATGTTCAGAACAACCAGATAACTCTCTTTACAGGGAGGATGGATCTCTAGAGGAACAACCAGATAACTCTCTTTACGGGGAGGATGGATCTCTAGAG ATTGATTTCTTGTCACTTGTTGATGTCCGAATTGTCAAGCTTGGTATATCACATTCTGCAAAAGCAGTAACCAGTAATGTTAATAACGGTTCCACAGCCAACGAAGCTTCCACATCCACGGTGGTGCCCTTCAATAACGATAAACACACTGATGCCCCCACCCCAG GAAAAGAAGGTAATGAGTGGGATGAAATCAGCCAAGCTCTAAGCGCAAAGAAAGAACAGCTGATTCGGGAGAATGGTTGGAATAAGGAGGGTTCTGGAAAGGGCTCATGGTCTTATAGAGCCTTGAGAAGCAGTGCACTTGGCCCGACAATGGCTATTCTAAGAGCAAGGAACGATATATAA
- the LOC131311208 gene encoding coilin isoform X2: MDTVRLRVEFEDRHILSKSQRSERLKRSWLLLKPLSQETISDLSSYLLDIFDLYHSCPNGLILSMDGFVLPPFESTCILKDKDVISVKRKGELLSEIVEVSDGINLTEEDEIEEKQPVLTDVPLLANEEFEKETGGYQSEPEEDEDNQSEDELHVEISPVSKKRKASKKLQSSKKKIKRHKDPKDVENGFHKEQQEGCEHHPGKSMDKKKKQKDSGVKSKTNAESAPSAVQTNDDMFERSPTLKMSGQLQENGIGCNNITQTPDGTRKVSRSSRRKKARRQWLREKVKAEKNEVHEMQSPEKDEQEKDTLESSLQDLVQNQEREADNEICEIVEDDKIVPIVIRPGHIRFEPLEEDQAVQQNKVYVETFKWNGITSKKKGQKWGTEKLPYRRNDYKESNKEHSEMITAKKLKPPIDPIDFDKLAPFTGLPKEGDVIAYRLLELSSTWTPELSSFRVGKTSWYDPVSGKVLLTPIPEHPIIFKKPDEDRCSEQPDNSLYREDGSLEEQPDNSLYGEDGSLEIDFLSLVDVRIVKLGISHSAKAVTSNVNNGSTANEASTSTVVPFNNDKHTDAPTPGKEGNEWDEISQALSAKKEQLIRENGWNKEGSGKGSWSYRALRSSALGPTMAILRARNDI, translated from the exons ATGGACACTGTGAGACTTCGCGTTGAGTTCGAAGATCGCCACATTCTGAGCAAGTCACAGCGATCGGAGAGACTGAAACGAAGCTGGCTCCTCCTTAAACCTCTATCACAAGAGACCATCTCTGACCTCTCCTCCTACCTCCTCGACATTTTCGACCTCTATCACTCTTGCCCTAATGGCCTCATCCTCTCT ATGGACGGCTTTGTGTTGCCACCTTTTGAGTCAACATGTATATTAAAGGATAAAGATGTAATCAG TGTCAAAAGGAAGGGAGAACTGTTGTCTGAGATTGTTGAGGTATCTGATGGAATAAATTTAACTGAGGAAGACGAGATTGAGGAGAAGCAACCTGTGCTCACCGATGTGCCACTTCTAGCAAATGAGGAGTTTGAAAAGGAGACTGGTGGTTACCAGAGtgaacctgaagaggatgaagACAACCAGTCAGAGGATGAATTGCATGTGGAGATTTCACCTGTTTCCAAGAAGAGAAAAGCATCAAAGAAACTCCAGAGCTCTAA GAAGAAGATTAAACGTCACAAGGATCCCAAAGATGTTGAAAATGGTTTCCATAAAGAGCAGCAGGAGGGCTGTGAACACCACCCTGGAAAGAGTATggacaagaagaagaaacagaaagATTCTGGTGTAAAGAGTAAAACCAATGCAGAAAGTGCCCCTAGCGCTGTTCAAACAAATGATGACATGTTTGAACGTTCGCCTACTCTAAAGAT GTCTGGCCAGCTTCAGGAAAATGGGATAGGATGCAATAACATAACTCAGACACCTGATGGAACCAGAAAG GTCAGTAGAAGTTCTCGGAGGAAAAAAGCCCGGAGGCAATGGTTACGGGAAAAAGTAAAGGCTGAAAAGAATGAG GTGCATGAGATGCAATCTCCTGAAAAGGATGAGCAAGAAAAGGATACACTTGAGAGTTCTCTACAAGATCTAGTACAAAACCAAGAACGTGAAGCAGATAATGAGATTTGTGAGATTGTTGAAGATGACAAGATCGTCCCCATTGTGATTAGGCCAGGACATATTCGCTTTGAGCCACTGGAAGAAG ACCAGGCTGTCCAGCAAAATAAAGTTTACGTG GAAACATTTAAGTGGAACGGAATCACCAGCAAGAAAAAGGGTCAAAAGTGGGGTACAGAAAAACTTCCATACCGGAGGAATGACTATAAGGAGTCCAACAAAGAACATTCTGAGATGATaactgcaaaaaaattgaaacctCCAATTGATCCCATTGACTTTGATAAGCTTGCACCATTTACCGGCTTGCCTAAG GAAGGGGATGTGATTGCATATCGTCTACTGGAGTTATCATCGACCTGGACACCCGAGCTTTCCTCTTTCCGA GTTGGGAAAACATCTTGGTATGATCCCGTATCCGGAAAAGTTCTACTAACACCCATCCCAGAACATCCAATTATCTTCAAGAAGCCGGATGAAGATCGATGTTCAGAACAACCAGATAACTCTCTTTACAGGGAGGATGGATCTCTAGAGGAACAACCAGATAACTCTCTTTACGGGGAGGATGGATCTCTAGAG ATTGATTTCTTGTCACTTGTTGATGTCCGAATTGTCAAGCTTGGTATATCACATTCTGCAAAAGCAGTAACCAGTAATGTTAATAACGGTTCCACAGCCAACGAAGCTTCCACATCCACGGTGGTGCCCTTCAATAACGATAAACACACTGATGCCCCCACCCCAG GAAAAGAAGGTAATGAGTGGGATGAAATCAGCCAAGCTCTAAGCGCAAAGAAAGAACAGCTGATTCGGGAGAATGGTTGGAATAAGGAGGGTTCTGGAAAGGGCTCATGGTCTTATAGAGCCTTGAGAAGCAGTGCACTTGGCCCGACAATGGCTATTCTAAGAGCAAGGAACGATATATAA